One region of Miscanthus floridulus cultivar M001 chromosome 19, ASM1932011v1, whole genome shotgun sequence genomic DNA includes:
- the LOC136525575 gene encoding F-box protein At1g47056-like, giving the protein MGQCPSVPRRRKPPLLPPSPALSAPPQVLSSIAEAAGEDHTADLPEELLTLVFGLLGSGDRKRCSLVCRRWLAVEAASRLRLVLDARAPLLADSAVPRLLARFPAVSKLALKCDRRAESVGDPALAQVADHLAPGLRRLKLRSLRTVTDDGVAALAAAAANLRKLSVGSCAFGAKGIEAVLRSCLHLEELSVKRLRGLAESEPISVSTAGVLLIRARTRWEKGRRGGEKGGGAHRGKIIFSHGS; this is encoded by the coding sequence ATGGGCCAGTGCCCCTCCGTCCCGCGCCGccgcaagcccccgctcctgccTCCGTCCCCCGCGCTCTCCGCGCCGCCGCAGGTCCTCTCCTCCATCGCCGAGGCCGCCGGGGAGGACCACACCGCCGACCTCCCCGAGGAGCTCCTCACCCTCGTCTTCGGTCTCCTCGGCTCCGGCGACCGCAAGCGCTGCTCCCTCGTGTGCCGCCGCTGGCTAGCCGTAGAGGCCGCCTCCCGCCTTCGCCTCGTGCTCGACGCCAGGGCACCGCTGCTCGCCGACTCGGCCGTCCCCCGCCTCCTCGCGCGCTTCCCCGCCGTCTCCAAGCTCGCGCTAAAGTGCGACCGCCGCGCTGAGAGCGTGGGCGACCCGGCTCTCGCGCAAGTTGCCGACCACCTCGCCCCGGGCCTTCGTCGCCTCAAACTCCGCTCCCTGCGCACGGTCACCGACGATGGGGTCGCCGCGCTTGCCGCTGCGGCCGCTAACCTCCGCAAGCTCTCCGTCGGCTCCTGTGCCTTCGGAGCCAAGGGAATCGAGGCTGTCCTCCGCTCCTGCCTCCACCTCGAGGAGCTGTCCGTCAAGCGTCTCCGTGGCCTCGCTGAGTCAGAGCCCATTTCCGTCTCCACCGCCGGCGTGCTGCTTATACGGGCGCGTACACGTTGGGagaaagggaggagaggaggggagaagggtggtggggcccacaggggcaaaatcatCTTTTCGCATGGCAGTTAA